A window of the Cannabis sativa cultivar Pink pepper isolate KNU-18-1 chromosome X, ASM2916894v1, whole genome shotgun sequence genome harbors these coding sequences:
- the LOC133031962 gene encoding protein FAR1-RELATED SEQUENCE 9-like, which yields MTVSKLRHNETANDFKSRCTRPYPPNPTCLTTYYNQCAKFYTRTMYHKVAEQLHLENNYFVISQEQEGEWQIYTIGKFQHPEVQYQVHYCEGQRALHCSCMLYESQGYPCRHLWATMKRLDIRRIPNTLLMKRWSKSAKTNLHLHFNPPAQEQQHIYEMARFGSLSSLTYNYNFYAAKTEDSYTRAKEEIERLTLMFKEEFEMSSNPEGQTPQPGRYRNNPNIIKDPEVVRTKGTGNPREGPNEEQIPRNSRHCRICRSSGHDYRRCPNRQQNTGSQGQQSAHNQPTTDSFNEHSNAYFPEPPSSTQESYYGHSYI from the coding sequence ATGACAGTCTCAAAGCTCAGACACAACGAGACTGCAAATGACTTCAAAAGCAGATGCACTCGACCTTACCCACCTAATCCCACATGCTTGACCACGTACTACAACCAATGTGCTAAATTCTACACAAGAACTATGTACCACAAGGTTGCTGAGCAGCTTCATTTAGAGAATAATTATTTTGTCATAAGTCAGGAGCAAGAAGGAGAGTGGCAGATATACACCATTGGAAAGTTTCAGCATCCGGAAGTCCAATACCAAGTTCATTACTGTGAAGGCCAACGAGCACTACACTGTAGCTGCATGCTATATGAAAGTCAGGGGTACCCTTGTAGACATTTATGGGCTACAATGAAAAGATTAGACATCAGAAGAATACCTAATACTCTTCTCATGAAGCGATGGAGCAAATCCGCGAAGAcaaatctccacctacatttTAACCCCCCCGCACAAGAACAACAACACATTTATGAGATGGCTAGGTTTGGATCTCTCAGCTCATTAACTTATAACTACAATTTTTATGCAGCAAAAACAGAGGATTCGTACACGCGTGCAAAGGAAGAGATTGAACGGCTAACTCTAATGTTCAAGGAAGAATTTGAGATGAGTTCCAATCCAGAAGGACAGACGCCACAACCTGGAAGATATCGTAACAACCCCAACATTATTAAAGACCCTGAAGTTGTGAGAACAAAGGGTACAGGAAATCCAAGGGAAGGACCAAACGAGGAGCAGAtcccaagaaactcaagacattGTCGCATTTGTCGCTCATCAGGCCATGATTATCGGCGGTGTCCAAACCGTCAACAGAATACTGGATCTCAGGGGCAACAGTCAGCACACAATCAACCAACAACTGACTCATTCAATGAACACTCCAACGCGTATTTCCCTGAACCGCCTTCCTCCACACAAGAATCATACTATggtcattcatatatataa